The genomic segment TCGCAGAACGCCGCGCTCACTGCGAAGATCATCGACTGGGTGACGGAGATGGGGAAACCGGAGATCCCCAAGCTCTTCAAGCTCACCAGCGCAGTCACCGACATCAAGGTAATCCTCAGGGAGGTCAAGAAGGTGCTGGACAAATATCCGCACAAAAAGGCGGGGGTAACCCTTGCGAACACGTTTCCAACGCTCGCCTTCAAACCGGGGGAGAAGAAGGAGTGGGAGGAAGGCATTGTCGTCGGCATGAGCGGGGCGGGAGTGACGCCGATCAGTTATCTCTGTCTCGCCAGCGCGGGCCGGATGGGCGTCCCCATCTCGGGGAACGCCGGCCCAATGGACTACAGGGCGGCCGCTGATTTCCTCGCGCTCGGCACAGGGACGGTGCAGTTCTGCACGATCGTCGAGAAGTATGGCTACGGTATCATTGACGAACTGAAATCGGGGTTGAGCCACCTGATGGCGGCACGCGGTATACAGTCCGTTCGCGAGCTCGTGGGAATCGCGCAGACAAGGCCGATCAGGGACTTCATGGCGCTGGGTGCGGAGAAGAAGGTTTCAGAAACCAATCCAGACCTCTGCGTGAGCTGCGGGAACTGCACGCGCTGCCCCTACATGGCGATCACGCTCGACAAGGATAAGCACCCGGTCACCGATGCCGAGAAGTGCGTCGGCTGCGGCCTCTGCGTGCTACAGTGCTTTGTCGGAGCCCTCTCTCTCAGAAAGCGCACGCCGAGGGAGAAGAAGGCGGCCGGAAAATAAGGCATGGTGGACGCATAGATGTGTGGGACATCTCGCATCACGCGAGGAGGAGCAGCAATGGCGCTGCGGGAAGAATATGAGAAATTCGGCAATTGGCTGTTCAGGTGGCGCAGCTACGTGCCCCTTTTGCTCATTGCCTTGTTTTTTTTCGAATTGAAACATTTTCGATATCCATGGAATAGTGAATTCTGGGATCAGTGCTGGGAAATCTTCTGTCTGGCGATATCCTTTTTCGGATTGGGCATCAGGGTCGTCACCATAGGTTCGACGCCGAAGCGCACATCTGGAAGAAATACCATATCAGGGCAAGTCGCCGATGCGCTCAATACCAGCGGGATGTATTCTGTGGTGAGAAACCCGCTCTATCTGGGAAATTTTTTCATCGTGCTCGGGATTTTATTATTTATGCGGTCATGGTGGATGACGCTGACGGTTGTCCTCTTGTTCTTCATCTATTATGAGGGAATAATGTTTGCGGAAGAAGAATTCCTGCGGAGGAAGTTCGGAACGGTTTATTTAGAATGGGCGGCGAATACTCCGCTTTTCATTCCACGGCTCAAAAATTGGCGCCCGCCGAGTATGCCATTCTCATGGAGGAAGGCAATGAGGCGTGAATATTCAGCCTTTTTTGCCATTATCACATCTTTCACACTGCTGGAGATTATCGGTGATATCTATGCAGAGGGCAGGTTTGTGCTCGATCCCGTGTGGGCTGTGATCTTTGTGATGGGTTTGATTGTATACATAGTTCTGAGAAGCCTGAAAAAGAAGTCATACCTACAGTAAGGTGAGGGCTACTAATTTGCTACCAGAAAAGGGATGAGGCGTGCGTAGTGCAGGGAACGCTTAAGGGTTCCCTGCGGATCTGAATAATTTTGTAACTAATTCCAGGGGAGGATAGTATGACAGGTAAAACCGGGGAGATGCTTATAGGGAACGGCATCGTCATTACGCTTGGCGAGAACAATAAGGTTATACATGACGGAGCGGTGTGGATAAGGGGAGAAGTCATAGAGGCAGTGGGGAAGACCGCTGCGCTCAGGCAAAAGGCGGCCGGGGCGGTGTTCATCGACGCCAAGGGCAAGGTCGTCATGCCCGGGATGATCAACGCGCACATGCACCTCTACTCGACGTTCGCGAGGGGACTGTTACCCAAGCAGCCGCCCCCGGCGAACTTCGTGCAGATACTGGAGCGGCTTTGGTGGCCTCTCGACAAGGCGCTGAATAAAGAAGATATTTTCTACAGCGCTCTCATCCCCCTCATCGAGTGCATCCGGAGCGGCGCCACGACCATCCTCGACCACCACGAGAGCCAGGGGTATCAGAAGGGCTGCCTCGACCCGATCGAGGACGCCCTGCGAAAAACAGGAGTGCGCGGCTGCCTCTGCCTCGGCGTCTCCGACCGCTATGGCAGGGGGAAGGAGGGGATTGAAGAGAACATCCGCTTTATAAAAAATATCCAGAAGAAGCAAAAGAATGGAAATGAGCTGGTGTCGGCCATGTTCGGCCTCCACGCACTATTCACGGTGGGGGAGGGCACGCTCGCGGAGTCTGTGGCCGCGGCGGACGACCTTGGCGTCGGCATCCACGTCCATGTGGCCGAGGACGCCGCCGACCAGGCAGTCAATGAGAAAAAGTACAGCCAGCGCGTGGTGCGCCGCCTGAACAGGGCGGGCGGCCTCGGCCCGAAATCGCTCGCCGTCCACTGCGTGCACGTGAACTCCGCTGAGATGGATATTTTGAGGAACACCAAGACTCCCGTGGTGCACAACCCGCAGTCCAACATGAACAACGCGGTGGGGGTGGCGCCTGTCATAAAAATGCTCGCGAAGGGCGTCCTGGTGGGCCTCGGGACCGACGGGATGACCGCAAATATGCGCGATGAGGTGCGCGTGGCGAACATTCTCCACAAGCTTGCCGCGAGGGATCCGCGCGTCTTCTTCGTCGAATCCTGCGCGCTTCTTCTCCGGAACAACGCGGCAATCGCGCGCCGCCACTTCGCAAAGCCGGTGGGCTCGCTCACAAAGGGGGCATACGCCGATCTGATCATTCTTGACTACGATCCGCCCACTCCTCTCAATGAGGGCACGTTTCTCGGCCACTTCCTCTTCGGGCTCTGCGGGGCGAGGGTTGATACGACCATAGTGAACGGGAAAGTCCTCATGCGCGGAGGGGATCTGCTCACCGTGGACGAGGAGAAGATCTGCGCGAAGTCCCGCGCACTCGCCCAGGCATTCTGGCGGCGATTCTAAGGATCCGCCTTCCTCCCCGTAGCCGACACTTAAGTGTCGGCTACGGCTGTGGATAGCTCCTTAATCCTTTGCAGATCAATATGATATGAATATCTATCTCGTGGCGATTCTGGCCATTCTTATTGGGAGCTACCTCCTGGATCTGATTGCCGATCTCTTGAACCTCCGGCATATCGACCCTTGCCTGCCAAATGAATTCAAGGACGTATACGATCCGTTAAAGTACGGAAAATCGCAGGATTACCTCAGAGAAAACACAAAGCTCTCGCTCATGGCCGACGGTCTGATGACGGCGCTCACGATAGGATTTATCCTGTTCGGCGGCTTCGACAGCGTTGACCGCTTCGCCAGGAGTTTCGGCCTCGGCCGGATCTCCACCGGCCTTATATTTGCCGGGGGGGTGATGCTCTTATCTCAGTTATGCCATGTTCCATTTGACGCATACCACACCTTTGTCATCGAGGAGAAGTTCGGGTTCAACAAAACCACTCCCGGAACTTTTATCACGGATATTCTTAAGAAATGGCTTCTCGGCGCACTCCTGGGGGGCATTCTGTTTTCAGCTGTCATCTGGATCTTCCGCGCGGCCGGCCCATTGGCGTGGCTCTACTGCTGGGGTGTTGTAGCGCTGTTTCAGCTCGGCATCATTTTTATAGCACCCGCGGTCATCATGCCCATTTTTAACAAATTCACACCGCTGGAGGACGGAGAACTTAAGACCGCCATCGAGGGCTACGCCGGATCTCAAAACTTCAAAATGAAAGGCGTATTCAGAATGGACGCCTCCAGGCGCTCCAGCAAATCGAACGCCTTTTTCACCGGCTTTGGAAAGCTGCGGAGGATCGTGTTGTTCGACACGTTAATTCAGAAACACACAGTGGACGAGCTTGTTTCTGTCCTCGCGCATGAAATGGGTCACTACAAAAAGCGGCATGTGCTCACATCCACTCTTTTCATGGTGCTGACCACAGGCCTCATGTTCTTCATCCTTTCCCTCTTCATTAATAATAGAGGGCTTTTTGAAGCCTTCGGGATGAGTCATATCTCCATTTATGCGAGCATCTTCTTTTTCGGTTTCCTCTTTATTCCGATACAAACGGCACTCTCCATATTCGGCGAGATCCTCTCTCGGCGGCATGAATATAAAGCCGACGCATACGCAGCAATGACCTATGGAAAGCCGGGAGCGATGATTTCTGCCCTGAAGAAGTTGAGTGTCGACAATCTCTCTAATCTGACGCCCCATCCGTTCAAGGTGTTTCTGGACTACAGCCATCCCCCCGTGCTCCAGCGGATTGCCGCCCTGCAAAAGTACTCCTCGGTGCGTGCCGAGTGAGGCGTTCATGATAATCATCACGGGAGCTGAGAGCGCCTCTACGTCATTGCGTGCAGCGCGGTGATGAACCAATCGATCTCTATAATCAGAGTGATTGCATTGTGGGATTGCTTAGGTCGTTCCACTCCCTCGCAATGACATGTTCACGTACAAAGTTCACACTACTGCATATACTATCCCTCATCGCCATCCGCAGAGATCCCATTGCGGATTCCGGGCAGTGCGCTATACTATCCACCCCCCGGAGGGAGGGGCGTTCCTCGCCGGGTCACGGGAAAAAAACGAAGGAGTTTGCCATGCCCACTATCGTAAAAACAATTGTGCTTCTTGTCCTCTCGAACGTCTTCATGACCTTCGCCTGGTACGCCCACCTCAGGAATCTCTACGACAAGAAATGGTTCATCGCCGCAATCGCGAGCTGGGGGATCGCGCTCTTCGAATATCTCCTCCAGGTTCCGGCGAACCGGATCGGGTATGGCGTTTTGAACCTCCCGCAGCTCAAGATTATCCAGGAGGTTATCACCCTCTCGGTTTTCGTGCCGTTCGCCCTCCTCTACATGAACCAGCCGGTGAAGCTGAACTATGCCTGGGCCGGCCTGTGCCTGATGGGGGCGGTCTATTTCATATTCCGCGGTTAGGTCTTGCGATATGATTACAAGAGGATTTTTCACGATCGTGCTTTGCGGTTGACAATCGGATTGGCGAGCGCTATCGTGTTTTAGAGAAGGGCTGATGGCGAATTTTATGAGCAGAATGCGCTATTCTGCCCGCTGAAAAGGAGGAGCGCTATGGGCATCCACACGCTGGTTGTCGCAATTATAGTCATATTTTTTGCAGGGATCAGGATTGTGAGGCCGACGCACCGCGGCCTCATCGAGAGGCTCGGCAAGTATCACAGATTCGCCATGCCTGGGTTCCACTGGATCATTCCCTTGATCGACCGGATGTATCAGGTGAACACCACCGAGCAGATGGTTGACGCGCAGCCGCAGGAGATCATCACCAACGACAACCTGAACGCGCGCGTGGATGCCCAGGTGTATTTCAAGGTGAAGTTAGACGAAGAGAACGTGAAGAGTTCCCAATACAACGTGAACAATTACAAGTGGCAGATCGTGAATCTGGCCAGAACGACGTTGAGGAACATCATCGGCACCCTGACCCTGAAATCAGCCAATAGCGAGCGGGGCAAGATCAACGAGGAACTCCACAAAACGCTG from the Candidatus Auribacterota bacterium genome contains:
- a CDS encoding M48 family metallopeptidase — translated: MNIYLVAILAILIGSYLLDLIADLLNLRHIDPCLPNEFKDVYDPLKYGKSQDYLRENTKLSLMADGLMTALTIGFILFGGFDSVDRFARSFGLGRISTGLIFAGGVMLLSQLCHVPFDAYHTFVIEEKFGFNKTTPGTFITDILKKWLLGALLGGILFSAVIWIFRAAGPLAWLYCWGVVALFQLGIIFIAPAVIMPIFNKFTPLEDGELKTAIEGYAGSQNFKMKGVFRMDASRRSSKSNAFFTGFGKLRRIVLFDTLIQKHTVDELVSVLAHEMGHYKKRHVLTSTLFMVLTTGLMFFILSLFINNRGLFEAFGMSHISIYASIFFFGFLFIPIQTALSIFGEILSRRHEYKADAYAAMTYGKPGAMISALKKLSVDNLSNLTPHPFKVFLDYSHPPVLQRIAALQKYSSVRAE
- a CDS encoding isoprenylcysteine carboxylmethyltransferase family protein; its protein translation is MALREEYEKFGNWLFRWRSYVPLLLIALFFFELKHFRYPWNSEFWDQCWEIFCLAISFFGLGIRVVTIGSTPKRTSGRNTISGQVADALNTSGMYSVVRNPLYLGNFFIVLGILLFMRSWWMTLTVVLLFFIYYEGIMFAEEEFLRRKFGTVYLEWAANTPLFIPRLKNWRPPSMPFSWRKAMRREYSAFFAIITSFTLLEIIGDIYAEGRFVLDPVWAVIFVMGLIVYIVLRSLKKKSYLQ
- the ssnA gene encoding putative aminohydrolase SsnA; amino-acid sequence: MTGKTGEMLIGNGIVITLGENNKVIHDGAVWIRGEVIEAVGKTAALRQKAAGAVFIDAKGKVVMPGMINAHMHLYSTFARGLLPKQPPPANFVQILERLWWPLDKALNKEDIFYSALIPLIECIRSGATTILDHHESQGYQKGCLDPIEDALRKTGVRGCLCLGVSDRYGRGKEGIEENIRFIKNIQKKQKNGNELVSAMFGLHALFTVGEGTLAESVAAADDLGVGIHVHVAEDAADQAVNEKKYSQRVVRRLNRAGGLGPKSLAVHCVHVNSAEMDILRNTKTPVVHNPQSNMNNAVGVAPVIKMLAKGVLVGLGTDGMTANMRDEVRVANILHKLAARDPRVFFVESCALLLRNNAAIARRHFAKPVGSLTKGAYADLIILDYDPPTPLNEGTFLGHFLFGLCGARVDTTIVNGKVLMRGGDLLTVDEEKICAKSRALAQAFWRRF
- a CDS encoding DMT family protein, which gives rise to MPTIVKTIVLLVLSNVFMTFAWYAHLRNLYDKKWFIAAIASWGIALFEYLLQVPANRIGYGVLNLPQLKIIQEVITLSVFVPFALLYMNQPVKLNYAWAGLCLMGAVYFIFRG